A window from Agelaius phoeniceus isolate bAgePho1 chromosome 13, bAgePho1.hap1, whole genome shotgun sequence encodes these proteins:
- the FRMD5 gene encoding FERM domain-containing protein 5 isoform X1, whose amino-acid sequence MLSRWMSGSSRNLDREYNCTVRLLDDSEYTCTIQRDAKGQYLFDLLCHHLNLLEKDYFGIRFVDPDKQRHWLEFTKSVVKQMRAQPPFTMCFRVKFYPTDPAALKEEITRYLVFLQIKRDLYHGRLLCKTSDAALLAAYILQAEIGDYDPGKHPEGYSSKFQFFPKHSEKLERKIAEIHKSELSGQTPATSELNFLRKAQTLETYGVDPHPCKDVSGNAAFLAFTPFGFVVLQGNKRVHFIKWNEVTKMKFEGKTFYLYVSQKEEKKIVLTYFAPTPEACKHLWKCGIENQAFYKLEKSSQVRTVSSSNLFFKGSRFRYSGRVAKEVMESSAKIKREPPEIHRAGLVPSRSCPSITHGPRLSSVPRTRRRAVHISIMEGLESLRDSAHSTPVRSASHGDAFAGPGRSGRAESSERVAVIADESYSPADSVLPTPVAEHSLELMLLSRQANGAPCSIEEEKESEAGTPAAEAEGELRALCPGAAGLGPAQAQQVNKFLLSVLRLLLVTVGLLFVLLLLLIVLTESDLDTAFFRDIRQTPEFEQFHYQYFCPLRRWFACKLRAVVNLLIDT is encoded by the exons AGAGATGCCAAGGGCCAGTACCTGTTCGACCTCCTGTGCCACCACCTGAACCTGCTGGAGAAGGATTACTTCGGCATCCGCTTTGTGGACCCCGACAAGCAGAGG CACTGGCTGGAGTTCACCAAGTCGGTCGTGAAGCAGATGCGGG cccagcccccctTCACCATGTGCTTCCGTGTCAAGTTCTACCCCACGGACCCCGCGGCGCTGAAGGAGGAGATCACCAG gtacCTGGTTTTCCTGCAGATCAAGAGGGATCTGTACCACGGCCGGCTGCTCTGCAAGACGTCGGACGCGGCGCTGCTGGCTGCCTACATCCTGCagg CTGAGATTGGGGACTACGACCCAGGGAAGCACCCTGAGGGCTACAGCTCCAAGTTCCAGTTCTTCCCCAAGCACTCGGAGAAGCTGGAGAGGAAAATCGCAGAGATCCACAAGTCAGAGCTGAG tgGGCAGACACCAGCTACTTCAGAGCTGAACTTCCTCAGGAAAGCCCAGACTCTGGAGACCTACGGGGTTGACCCACACCCGTGCAAG GACGTGTCCGGCAACGCCGCGTTCCTGGCCTTCACCCCCTTCGGCTTCGTCGTGCTGCAGGGGAACAAGAGGGTTCACTTCATCAAGTG GAACGAGGTGACCAAGATGAAATTCGAAGGGAAGACTTTCTATCTGTATGTAAGTCAGAAGGAG gAGAAGAAAATTGTTCTCACCTATTTTGCCCCGACACCAGAAGCCTGCAAACACCTCTGGAAGTGTGGGATCGAGAACCAGGCTTTCTACAA GTTGGAGAAGTCGAGCCAGGTGCGGACGGTGTCCAGCAGCAACCTGTTCTTCAAGGGAAGCCGCTTCCGCTACAG TGGCCGTGTCGCCAAGGAGGTGATGGAGTCCAGCGCCAAGATCAAGAGGGAGCCCCCCGAGATCCACCG ggccgggctggtgcccagcaggagctgcccctccaTCACACACGGCCCCCGGCTGAGCAGCGTGCCCCGCACCCGGCGGAGAGCCGTGCACATCTCCATCATGGAAG GCCTGGAGTCCCTCCGTGACAGCGCCCACTCGACCCCGGTGCGCTCGGCTTCCCACGGCGACGCCTTCGCGGGCCCGGGGCGCAGCGGCCGCGCCGAGAGCAGCGAGCGGGTGGCGGTGATCGCCGACGAGAGCTACAGCCCCGCCGACAGCGTGCTGCCCACGCCCGTGGCCGagcacagcctggagctgaTGCTGCTGTCGCGCCAGGCCAACGGGGCCCCGTGCAGCATcgaggaggagaaggagtcgGAGGCGGGCACGCCGGCGGCAGAGGCGGAGGGCGAGCTGCGGGCGCTGTGCCCGGGCGCCGCCGGCCTGGGGCCCGCACAGGCCCAACAGGTGAATAAGTTTCTTTTAAGTGTCCTCCGTTTGCTCCTTGTGACAGTTGGACTCCTCTTTGTTTTGCTCCTCCTCCTGATCGTCCTTACCGAGTCCGACCTTGACACTGCCTTTTTCCGTGATATCCGCCAGACCCCAGAGTTCGAGCAGTTCCATTACCAATACTTTTGTCCCCTCAGGCGATGGTTTGCCTGCAAGCTCCGCGCCGTGGTAAACCTGCTCATTGACACCTGA
- the FRMD5 gene encoding FERM domain-containing protein 5 isoform X2, with protein sequence MLSRWMSGSSRNLDREYNCTVRLLDDSEYTCTIQRDAKGQYLFDLLCHHLNLLEKDYFGIRFVDPDKQRHWLEFTKSVVKQMRAQPPFTMCFRVKFYPTDPAALKEEITRYLVFLQIKRDLYHGRLLCKTSDAALLAAYILQAEIGDYDPGKHPEGYSSKFQFFPKHSEKLERKIAEIHKSELSGQTPATSELNFLRKAQTLETYGVDPHPCKDVSGNAAFLAFTPFGFVVLQGNKRVHFIKWNEVTKMKFEGKTFYLYVSQKEEKKIVLTYFAPTPEACKHLWKCGIENQAFYKLEKSSQVRTVSSSNLFFKGSRFRYSGRVAKEVMESSAKIKREPPEIHRAGLVPSRSCPSITHGPRLSSVPRTRRRAVHISIMEGLESLRDSAHSTPVRSASHGDAFAGPGRSGRAESSERVAVIADESYSPADSVLPTPVAEHSLELMLLSRQANGAPCSIEEEKESEAGTPAAEAEGELRALCPGAAGLGPAQAQQAMVCLQAPRRGKPAH encoded by the exons AGAGATGCCAAGGGCCAGTACCTGTTCGACCTCCTGTGCCACCACCTGAACCTGCTGGAGAAGGATTACTTCGGCATCCGCTTTGTGGACCCCGACAAGCAGAGG CACTGGCTGGAGTTCACCAAGTCGGTCGTGAAGCAGATGCGGG cccagcccccctTCACCATGTGCTTCCGTGTCAAGTTCTACCCCACGGACCCCGCGGCGCTGAAGGAGGAGATCACCAG gtacCTGGTTTTCCTGCAGATCAAGAGGGATCTGTACCACGGCCGGCTGCTCTGCAAGACGTCGGACGCGGCGCTGCTGGCTGCCTACATCCTGCagg CTGAGATTGGGGACTACGACCCAGGGAAGCACCCTGAGGGCTACAGCTCCAAGTTCCAGTTCTTCCCCAAGCACTCGGAGAAGCTGGAGAGGAAAATCGCAGAGATCCACAAGTCAGAGCTGAG tgGGCAGACACCAGCTACTTCAGAGCTGAACTTCCTCAGGAAAGCCCAGACTCTGGAGACCTACGGGGTTGACCCACACCCGTGCAAG GACGTGTCCGGCAACGCCGCGTTCCTGGCCTTCACCCCCTTCGGCTTCGTCGTGCTGCAGGGGAACAAGAGGGTTCACTTCATCAAGTG GAACGAGGTGACCAAGATGAAATTCGAAGGGAAGACTTTCTATCTGTATGTAAGTCAGAAGGAG gAGAAGAAAATTGTTCTCACCTATTTTGCCCCGACACCAGAAGCCTGCAAACACCTCTGGAAGTGTGGGATCGAGAACCAGGCTTTCTACAA GTTGGAGAAGTCGAGCCAGGTGCGGACGGTGTCCAGCAGCAACCTGTTCTTCAAGGGAAGCCGCTTCCGCTACAG TGGCCGTGTCGCCAAGGAGGTGATGGAGTCCAGCGCCAAGATCAAGAGGGAGCCCCCCGAGATCCACCG ggccgggctggtgcccagcaggagctgcccctccaTCACACACGGCCCCCGGCTGAGCAGCGTGCCCCGCACCCGGCGGAGAGCCGTGCACATCTCCATCATGGAAG GCCTGGAGTCCCTCCGTGACAGCGCCCACTCGACCCCGGTGCGCTCGGCTTCCCACGGCGACGCCTTCGCGGGCCCGGGGCGCAGCGGCCGCGCCGAGAGCAGCGAGCGGGTGGCGGTGATCGCCGACGAGAGCTACAGCCCCGCCGACAGCGTGCTGCCCACGCCCGTGGCCGagcacagcctggagctgaTGCTGCTGTCGCGCCAGGCCAACGGGGCCCCGTGCAGCATcgaggaggagaaggagtcgGAGGCGGGCACGCCGGCGGCAGAGGCGGAGGGCGAGCTGCGGGCGCTGTGCCCGGGCGCCGCCGGCCTGGGGCCCGCACAGGCCCAACAG GCGATGGTTTGCCTGCAAGCTCCGCGCCGTGGTAAACCTGCTCATTGA